In a genomic window of Mycosarcoma maydis chromosome 5, whole genome shotgun sequence:
- a CDS encoding a1-mating type protein Rba1: MSYRRVDASDPRRPEQMRPLVLPKSWNPDDLDVYASFLGSVSMMSGAAMLTRAPYIAYAGLVFACAHIAHDKPFKSNRTKEVSTGGPWMSLLFSFLALLALILPKLSKDDPLGLTRQPR, from the exons ATGTCGTACCGACGAGTAGACGCATCAGACCCACGCCGGCCAGAGCAGATGCGACCCTTGGTGCTGCCAAAGTCGTGGAATCCCGACGATCTCGATGTCTATGCCTCTTTCTTGGGCAGTGTCTCGATGATGTCCGGTGCAGCAATGCTCACTCGTGCGCCTTACATTGCCTATGCCGGTTTGGTATTTGCCTGCGCCCACATCGCACACGACAAGCCATTTAAGTCGAACAGAACAAAGGAAGTGTCGACGGGTGGCCCTTGGATGTCGCTTTT ATTTTCATTCCTAGCTCTTCTTGCGTTGATTCTGCCAAAG CTCTCGAAGGATGACCCTCTCGGGCTCACACGACAGCCACGCTAA